The following are encoded together in the Vibrio splendidus genome:
- the speB gene encoding agmatinase: protein MNDLFTKPDYSLYSNAMTFMRRPLVQNPIDNDADVVVLGAPLDMATSGRPGARMGPDAIRRASVNLAWEGKKFPWDFNVFEYTSVIDAGDLVFDCGDAEDLTQRLEAAADAILNSGKTLLGLGGDHFITLPLLRAYGKKYGEMALIHFDAHTDTYSQGSRYDHGTMFYHAPNEGLISPEHSVQIGIRTEYKQEGHGFNVIDAMQANDMSVDEIIAQVKGIVGDKPVYLTFDIDCLDPAFAPGTGTPVCGGLNSDKVLRIIRGLQGINMVGMDVVEVSPAYDQSEITALAGATIALELLYVWTANRLAKS from the coding sequence ATGAACGATCTATTTACCAAACCAGATTACTCGCTGTACTCCAACGCGATGACTTTTATGCGTCGTCCATTGGTACAGAACCCAATTGATAACGATGCTGATGTGGTTGTGTTGGGCGCGCCGTTAGATATGGCGACGTCTGGTCGACCGGGTGCTCGTATGGGTCCTGATGCGATTCGTCGTGCGTCGGTAAACTTGGCGTGGGAAGGCAAAAAGTTTCCTTGGGACTTCAATGTATTTGAATATACCTCGGTGATTGATGCTGGCGATCTTGTGTTTGATTGTGGTGATGCAGAAGACCTAACTCAGCGTTTAGAAGCGGCTGCTGATGCGATTCTAAATAGTGGTAAAACTTTGTTAGGTTTAGGTGGCGATCACTTCATTACACTGCCTTTGTTAAGAGCATACGGCAAGAAGTACGGTGAGATGGCTCTGATTCACTTCGACGCGCACACTGACACTTACAGTCAGGGCAGTCGTTACGATCATGGCACTATGTTCTACCATGCGCCAAATGAAGGCCTTATCTCGCCAGAACACTCAGTGCAAATTGGTATTCGTACAGAGTACAAGCAGGAAGGACACGGCTTTAACGTTATTGACGCGATGCAAGCGAACGACATGAGCGTGGACGAGATCATTGCTCAAGTGAAAGGCATTGTTGGTGATAAGCCAGTTTACCTAACGTTTGATATCGATTGTCTGGATCCTGCTTTTGCTCCGGGTACAGGTACGCCAGTATGCGGCGGTTTGAACTCAGATAAAGTCCTGAGAATCATCCGCGGTTTGCAGGGCATTAATATGGTTGGTATGGATGTTGTTGAGGTTTCACCTGCGTATGACCAAAGCGAGATTACAGCATTGGCTGGTGCAACTATCGCACTTGAGCTGCTTTATGTTTGGACGGCAAATCGCCTCGCTAAATCATAG
- the speA gene encoding arginine decarboxylase, which translates to MERIRAEYNVKHWSQGFYGIDDNGEVYVSPSETDHQVPLSQIVKQLEQRNIGLPALVRFPQIVHQRVHNICNAFNQAIDEYQYDNRYLLVYPIKVNQQKEVVDEILASQAQLEQKQLGLEAGSKPELLAVLALAQKASSVIVCNGYKDREYIRLALIGEKLGHKVFIVLEKLSELDLVLSEAKALGVKPRLGLRIRLASQGAGKWQASGGEKSKFGLSASQVLTVIERLKAEDQLDVLELVHFHLGSQMANIRDVRNGVSEAARFYCELRDIGAQLKYLDVGGGLAVDYDGTRSQSSNSMNYGLLEYARNIVMTVGDICKLYNQPQPVIISESGRSLTAHHAVLVTNVIGTESYSPEDMAAPEVDAPMLLNNMWKNFLELDAGNDDRALIEIYNDTQSDIAEAHNQFATGMLNLQHRAWAEQMSLRINYELSSRMSTKNRYHRPILDELSERLADKFFVNFSLFQSLPDAWGIDQVFPVLPLSGLDNADERRAVVLDITCDSDGTIDQYVDGQGIETTLPVPAWNPDEPYLMGFFLVGAYQEILGDMHNLFGDTHSVVVNVDESGQANIDYINEGDTVEDMMRYVHIDTDLIRQNYKDLVTAKVPAQEQQSVLEELEQGLMGYTYLEDF; encoded by the coding sequence TTGGAACGCATCCGTGCTGAGTATAATGTAAAGCACTGGAGCCAAGGTTTTTATGGAATTGATGATAATGGCGAGGTGTATGTTTCACCGAGCGAAACCGATCATCAAGTTCCTCTTAGTCAGATCGTAAAACAGTTAGAGCAGAGAAATATTGGTTTGCCTGCTCTTGTGCGTTTTCCTCAAATAGTGCATCAACGTGTGCACAATATCTGTAACGCATTTAACCAAGCGATCGACGAATATCAGTATGACAACCGTTACCTGCTTGTTTACCCGATTAAAGTTAACCAACAGAAAGAAGTGGTTGATGAGATCTTAGCGAGCCAAGCTCAATTAGAACAAAAGCAGCTAGGCCTAGAGGCGGGCAGCAAGCCTGAACTATTAGCGGTATTGGCACTGGCTCAAAAAGCCAGCTCAGTGATCGTGTGTAACGGTTACAAAGACAGAGAATACATCCGTCTTGCGCTTATTGGCGAAAAGCTAGGTCATAAAGTATTTATCGTTCTAGAGAAGCTGTCAGAGCTTGATCTTGTTCTTTCTGAAGCGAAGGCACTTGGCGTGAAACCTCGTTTAGGTTTGCGTATTCGTCTTGCTTCTCAAGGCGCAGGTAAATGGCAAGCAAGTGGTGGTGAGAAGTCGAAGTTCGGCTTGTCTGCATCACAAGTGCTTACCGTTATTGAACGCTTGAAAGCAGAAGATCAGCTTGATGTTCTAGAGCTAGTACACTTCCATCTTGGTTCACAAATGGCCAATATTCGTGATGTACGAAATGGTGTGAGCGAAGCGGCTCGTTTCTACTGTGAACTGCGCGATATCGGTGCTCAATTGAAGTACTTAGATGTTGGTGGTGGTTTGGCGGTTGATTACGACGGTACACGTAGCCAGTCTTCAAACTCAATGAACTACGGCTTGCTTGAGTACGCTCGAAATATCGTAATGACAGTAGGGGATATCTGTAAGCTCTACAATCAGCCACAACCTGTGATCATTTCTGAATCTGGTCGTTCGTTGACTGCGCATCACGCTGTGCTTGTTACTAACGTGATCGGTACAGAAAGCTATTCTCCGGAAGATATGGCTGCGCCTGAAGTTGATGCACCAATGTTGCTAAACAACATGTGGAAGAATTTTTTAGAACTAGATGCAGGTAACGATGATCGAGCGTTGATCGAGATCTATAACGACACGCAGAGTGATATCGCAGAAGCGCACAACCAATTTGCAACAGGCATGCTGAATCTTCAGCACCGTGCTTGGGCAGAGCAGATGTCTTTGCGTATTAACTACGAACTTAGCTCGCGTATGAGCACTAAGAACCGTTACCACCGTCCTATTTTGGATGAGTTGAGCGAGCGTTTGGCTGATAAGTTTTTCGTGAACTTCTCGCTGTTCCAATCGTTGCCAGATGCTTGGGGTATCGATCAGGTATTCCCTGTATTGCCTCTAAGTGGTTTGGATAATGCGGACGAGCGACGCGCTGTTGTATTGGACATCACATGTGACTCTGACGGCACGATTGACCAGTATGTTGACGGTCAAGGTATTGAAACGACTCTGCCAGTTCCTGCATGGAACCCAGATGAACCTTACCTGATGGGCTTTTTCTTAGTAGGCGCATACCAAGAGATCTTGGGGGATATGCATAACCTATTTGGTGATACTCACAGCGTAGTGGTGAATGTTGATGAAAGCGGTCAAGCGAATATCGACTACATCAATGAAGGCGATACGGTTGAAGACATGATGCGTTATGTTCACATCGATACGGATCTGATTCGTCAGAACTACAAAGATTTGGTCACGGCGAAAGTACCAGCACAAGAGCAACAAAGCGTACTTGAAGAGTTAGAGCAAGGCTTGATGGGTTACACCTATCTTGAGGATTTTTAA